GACGCAGACGGCTCCAGGTTTCGGCCGCGAGGCCCGAGAGCGCCCGGGCTCCCTCCGCCGCACTCCAGCCGCCTACCAAGGTTGCCTGACCGCCGGCCTCCGCCGTGAGCCTCACCGCCTCGGCCTGGAGGCCGAGATCGTCGCTTTCCAGAAGCACGCGACCGCCCGCCGCTATTTCCCGCAGCAAGCCCTCCAGCCCGCGCGTCAGTCGCAGATCGGCCAAACGCCGGGCGGCAGCCAGCCGTGCATCCTCCCGCCCGGCCGGCCCCGCAAGAAACAGCGCACCCGCCGGCGCGTGCGCGCCGGTCGGAGAGATCTCCATCTCCAACCGCGCGGTCGAGTCGCTCAGCCCGGCGATGAAGTTCCGGTCGAGGTCCGCCGCCCCTTTATCGGCGGCGAAGCCGAAGGTGCGGCGGGTGAGCGGCAAGGTCCGGCGGCGTAAGATCAAGGGCTCACCCGGCAGCCAAGCCGGATTGAGGGTCGCCCGCAGGTGCTGCGTCATCCCTTGGCAGGTCAAAGTCAGCTCGACCGCCCCCCGCAGACCCGCCACGGCGTCCATATCGCCCTCCAGGGCGACACCCAGGACACAGGTGCCGCGCGGGCTCAGATCCGCCTCGGGAACCAGTTCGAGAGTCTTGGAATGGCTGGCCCTGACGTTGGGATGGCCGCGGGCGGTCAGAATCGGGCCGGAGGGTGCGTGCATCGCACTAGGATACCCGAGAAAAAGCGGCGGCTGCACTTGATCTGGCGCCCTGGATCGGCTACATGGCGCGCTCTCTCGAAACACGTCAGCCATAGAGCGCTTATGCCCACGATTAATCAGTTGATCCGCAAGCCGCGTAAAGACAAGACCGGCGCGGGTCGCAGCCTCGGCCTGGAAAACAACCCGCAGCTCCGCGGCGTCTGCACGCGCGTCTACACCGTGACGCCGCGTAAGCCGAACTCGGCGCTGCGCAAGGTCGCGCGCGTGCGCATGACCAACGGTCACGAGATCACCGCCTATATCCCCGGCGAGGGCCATAACCTGCAGGAGCACTCCGTGGTGCTGGTGCAGGGCGGCGGCCCGAACGACCTGCCCGGCGTCTACTTCCGCGTGGTGCGCGGCGCGCTGGACACCCAGGGCGTCAAGGACCGCAAGCAGAAGCGTTCCCGCTACGGCGCCACGCGCCCGAAGTAAGCGGTTCCGGCGGGCGTCAGGGCTCGCCGATTCGAATTTTCGACACTGCGCCGGCCTCACAGCCG
This genomic stretch from Algihabitans albus harbors:
- the rpsL gene encoding 30S ribosomal protein S12; translation: MPTINQLIRKPRKDKTGAGRSLGLENNPQLRGVCTRVYTVTPRKPNSALRKVARVRMTNGHEITAYIPGEGHNLQEHSVVLVQGGGPNDLPGVYFRVVRGALDTQGVKDRKQKRSRYGATRPK
- a CDS encoding DUF371 domain-containing protein; translation: MHAPSGPILTARGHPNVRASHSKTLELVPEADLSPRGTCVLGVALEGDMDAVAGLRGAVELTLTCQGMTQHLRATLNPAWLPGEPLILRRRTLPLTRRTFGFAADKGAADLDRNFIAGLSDSTARLEMEISPTGAHAPAGALFLAGPAGREDARLAAARRLADLRLTRGLEGLLREIAAGGRVLLESDDLGLQAEAVRLTAEAGGQATLVGGWSAAEGARALSGLAAETWSRLRRWPNGKPARRDLLARLADSGAGLLLPLPAGQGEGLLSLVAKTVGDREAVLIVAPNDPQEESRRGSLIALAEAPLPQGEVWLVVAECEPGEAGQLDSKLAALARRLQAAGVATKTLAAALAETTHLSKRDAFNALIKDE